The following coding sequences are from one Anguilla anguilla isolate fAngAng1 chromosome 12, fAngAng1.pri, whole genome shotgun sequence window:
- the clasrp gene encoding CLK4-associating serine/arginine rich protein isoform X8, protein MWQEARKHERKLRGMMVDYKRRGERRREYYEKIKKDPAQFLQVHGRAYKIHLDSAVALAAESPINMMPWQGDTSNMIDRFDVRAHLDYIPTYTPPLLNTVTPEQESEERKCNYERYRGLVQNDFASISEEQCLYQIYVDELYGGLQRPNEDEKKKLAEKKASIGYTYEDSTVTEADGQSDKGEDEDSENSESEEDEGIPDIDVEVDVDELNQEQVLDLNKMATPYGMAEGDFVRMLRKDKEEVEAIKHAKALEAEKAMYSGRRSRRQRREFREKRLKGRQISPPSYARRDSPTYDPYKRPQSESSSESRSRSRSPGHDKITFITSFGGSDEEGAPPAPAPPANASHAPSSNSQHHPAGHSRGSRSTPVLLQPFFVVVLLLLLAVLLPPVVLALVLALAPGPPPGGEGRALLALPLPVPPLRLPVPGTRGRGRGRGPPPIRAQPLQICRQRPGPALRPPQAHQVTVHFPVGRSFQAWGSWARPTAGGQQQPEPLPVPPAQPLPLALPRPPARPSRCPGSL, encoded by the exons ATGTGGCAGGAAGCCCGCAAACATGAGCGCAAGCTGCGCGGGATGATGGTGGACTACAAGCGCCGCGGCGAGCGCCGGCGCGAGTACTACGAGAAAATA AAAAAAGACCCAGCCCAGTTCCTGCAGGTTCATGGCCGGGCCTACAAAATCCACTTGGACTCAGCCGTGGCATTGGCTGCTGAGAGCCCCATCAACAT GATGCCATGGCAAGGAGACACCAGCAACATGATTGACAGGTTTGATGTGAGGGCACACCTTGACTACATCCCCACCTACACGCCTCCCCTCCTCAACACTGT GACGCCAGAGCAGGAGTCGGAGGAGAGGAAGTGTAACTACGAGCGCTACAGAGGCCTGGTGCAGAACGACTTTGCCAGCA TCTCGGAGGAGCAGTGCCTGTACCAGATATATGTGGACGAGCTCTACGGTGGCCTGCAGAGGCCAAATGAGGACGAGAAGAAGAA GCTCGCAGAAAAGAAGGCATCTATTGGCTACACGTATGAAGACAGTACCGTGACCGAGGCGGACGGGCAGTCTGACAAAGGGGAGGACGAGGACTCGGAGAACAGCGAATCGGAGGAGGATGAGGGAATCCCCGACATTG ACGTGGAGGTGGACGTGGATGAGCTGAACCAGGAACAGGTGCTGGACCTTAACAAGATGGCCACGCCGTACGGGATGGCCGAAGGAGACTTCGTCAG GATGCTGAGGAAGGACAAAGAGGAAGTTGAGGCTATAAAACATGCCAAGGCCCTGGAGGCGGAGAAAGCCATGTACTCG GGTCGACGGTCTCGCCGACAAAGGAGGGAATTTAGGGAGAAGAGACTGAAGGGACGGCAGATCAGCCCCCCCAG CTACGCCAGGAGAGACAGCCCGACCTACGACCCCTACAAGCG CCCCCAATCGGAATCAAGCTCAGAGTCCCGCTCCCGTTCCCGCTCCCCAGGACACGACAAGATCACCTTCATCACCAGTTTCGGGGGCAGTGACGAAGAGGgtgccccgcccgccccggccccgcctgCCAATGCCAGCCACGCCCCCAGCAGCAACTCCCAGCACCACCCCGCAGGTCATAGCAGGGGCTCCCGGTCG ACGCCGGTCCTCCTCCAGCCCTTCTtcgtcgtcgtcctcctcctcctcctcgcggTCCTCCTCCCGCCGGTCGTCCTCGCGCTCGTCCTCGCGCTCGCGCCGGGGCCGCcgccggggggggagggaagggcgCTACTCGCGCTCCCGCTCCCGGTCCCGCCGCTCCGGCTCCCGGTCCCGGGcacgagggggcggggccgggggcggggcccgccGCCGATACGGGCGCAGCCGCTCCAGATCTGCCGACAGAGACCGGGGCCGGCGCTACGCCCCCCGCAGGCGCACCAG GTCACGGTCCACTTCCCGGTTGGGCGATCGTTTCAGGCGTGGGGGTCGTGGGCCCGGCCCACGGCgggggggcagcagcagccGGAGCCCCTCCCAGTCCCCCCCGCCCAGCCGCTCCCGCtcgccctcccccgccccccggcacGGCCCTCCCGCTGCCCTGGCTCTCTGTGA
- the clasrp gene encoding CLK4-associating serine/arginine rich protein isoform X3 — translation MWQEARKHERKLRGMMVDYKRRGERRREYYEKIKKDPAQFLQVHGRAYKIHLDSAVALAAESPINMMPWQGDTSNMIDRFDVRAHLDYIPTYTPPLLNTVTPEQESEERKCNYERYRGLVQNDFASISEEQCLYQIYVDELYGGLQRPNEDEKKKLAEKKASIGYTYEDSTVTEADGQSDKGEDEDSENSESEEDEGIPDIDVEVDVDELNQEQVLDLNKMATPYGMAEGDFVRMLRKDKEEVEAIKHAKALEAEKAMYSGRRSRRQRREFREKRLKGRQISPPSYARRDSPTYDPYKRPQSESSSESRSRSRSPGHDKITFITSFGGSDEEGAPPAPAPPANASHAPSSNSQHHPAGHSRGSRRRRSSSSPSSSSSSSSSSRSSSRRSSSRSSSRSRRGRRRGGREGRYSRSRSRSRRSGSRSRARGGGAGGGARRRYGRSRSRSADRDRGRRYAPRRRTRSRSTSRLGDRFRRGGRGPGPRRGGSSSRSPSQSPPPSRSRSPSPAPRHGPPAALALCDKLRKPDTPGGKETGAAKPKMTPQEKLKLRMQKALNKQSKADKKAAQVKIQQQEYKRQEREGELRAMARKIRMKERERREKERDEWERQYGRQSHSPSPTPKYSRDYSSSRRYVKSHCSQEPLNSACCVFTQSGVCVCVCV, via the exons ATGTGGCAGGAAGCCCGCAAACATGAGCGCAAGCTGCGCGGGATGATGGTGGACTACAAGCGCCGCGGCGAGCGCCGGCGCGAGTACTACGAGAAAATA AAAAAAGACCCAGCCCAGTTCCTGCAGGTTCATGGCCGGGCCTACAAAATCCACTTGGACTCAGCCGTGGCATTGGCTGCTGAGAGCCCCATCAACAT GATGCCATGGCAAGGAGACACCAGCAACATGATTGACAGGTTTGATGTGAGGGCACACCTTGACTACATCCCCACCTACACGCCTCCCCTCCTCAACACTGT GACGCCAGAGCAGGAGTCGGAGGAGAGGAAGTGTAACTACGAGCGCTACAGAGGCCTGGTGCAGAACGACTTTGCCAGCA TCTCGGAGGAGCAGTGCCTGTACCAGATATATGTGGACGAGCTCTACGGTGGCCTGCAGAGGCCAAATGAGGACGAGAAGAAGAA GCTCGCAGAAAAGAAGGCATCTATTGGCTACACGTATGAAGACAGTACCGTGACCGAGGCGGACGGGCAGTCTGACAAAGGGGAGGACGAGGACTCGGAGAACAGCGAATCGGAGGAGGATGAGGGAATCCCCGACATTG ACGTGGAGGTGGACGTGGATGAGCTGAACCAGGAACAGGTGCTGGACCTTAACAAGATGGCCACGCCGTACGGGATGGCCGAAGGAGACTTCGTCAG GATGCTGAGGAAGGACAAAGAGGAAGTTGAGGCTATAAAACATGCCAAGGCCCTGGAGGCGGAGAAAGCCATGTACTCG GGTCGACGGTCTCGCCGACAAAGGAGGGAATTTAGGGAGAAGAGACTGAAGGGACGGCAGATCAGCCCCCCCAG CTACGCCAGGAGAGACAGCCCGACCTACGACCCCTACAAGCG CCCCCAATCGGAATCAAGCTCAGAGTCCCGCTCCCGTTCCCGCTCCCCAGGACACGACAAGATCACCTTCATCACCAGTTTCGGGGGCAGTGACGAAGAGGgtgccccgcccgccccggccccgcctgCCAATGCCAGCCACGCCCCCAGCAGCAACTCCCAGCACCACCCCGCAGGTCATAGCAGGGGCTCCCG CAGACGCCGGTCCTCCTCCAGCCCTTCTtcgtcgtcgtcctcctcctcctcctcgcggTCCTCCTCCCGCCGGTCGTCCTCGCGCTCGTCCTCGCGCTCGCGCCGGGGCCGCcgccggggggggagggaagggcgCTACTCGCGCTCCCGCTCCCGGTCCCGCCGCTCCGGCTCCCGGTCCCGGGcacgagggggcggggccgggggcggggcccgccGCCGATACGGGCGCAGCCGCTCCAGATCTGCCGACAGAGACCGGGGCCGGCGCTACGCCCCCCGCAGGCGCACCAG GTCACGGTCCACTTCCCGGTTGGGCGATCGTTTCAGGCGTGGGGGTCGTGGGCCCGGCCCACGGCgggggggcagcagcagccGGAGCCCCTCCCAGTCCCCCCCGCCCAGCCGCTCCCGCtcgccctcccccgccccccggcacGGCCCTCCCGCTGCCCTGGCTCTCTGTGACAAGCTGAGAAA GCCTGATACTCCGGGCGGTAAAGAGACGGGAGCTGCCAAA CCCAAGATGACCCCCCAGGAGAAACTGAAGCTGCGGATGCAGAAAGCTCTCAACAAGCAAT CCAAGGCGGATAAGAAAGCCGCGCAGGTGAAGATCCAACAGCAGGAATACaagagacag GAGCGAGAGGGCGAGCTCCGAGCCATGGCACGCAAGATCCGCATGAA GGAACGGGAGCGTCGTGAGAAGGAGAGGGACGAATGGGAAAGACAGTATGGGAGACAGAgccattccccctcccccactcccaaaTACA GTCGTGACTACAGTTCATCCAGAAGGTATGTGAAAAGCCACTGCTCACAAGAGCCCCTTAACtctgcctgctgtgtgtttacacagtctggtgtgtgtgtgtgtgtgtgt gtgtga
- the clasrp gene encoding CLK4-associating serine/arginine rich protein isoform X7, with amino-acid sequence MWQEARKHERKLRGMMVDYKRRGERRREYYEKIKKDPAQFLQVHGRAYKIHLDSAVALAAESPINMMPWQGDTSNMIDRFDVRAHLDYIPTYTPPLLNTVTPEQESEERKCNYERYRGLVQNDFASISEEQCLYQIYVDELYGGLQRPNEDEKKKLAEKKASIGYTYEDSTVTEADGQSDKGEDEDSENSESEEDEGIPDIDVEVDVDELNQEQVLDLNKMATPYGMAEGDFVRMLRKDKEEVEAIKHAKALEAEKAMYSGRRSRRQRREFREKRLKGRQISPPSYARRDSPTYDPYKRPQSESSSESRSRSRSPGHDKITFITSFGGSDEEGAPPAPAPPANASHAPSSNSQHHPAGHSRGSRSQTPVLLQPFFVVVLLLLLAVLLPPVVLALVLALAPGPPPGGEGRALLALPLPVPPLRLPVPGTRGRGRGRGPPPIRAQPLQICRQRPGPALRPPQAHQVTVHFPVGRSFQAWGSWARPTAGGQQQPEPLPVPPAQPLPLALPRPPARPSRCPGSL; translated from the exons ATGTGGCAGGAAGCCCGCAAACATGAGCGCAAGCTGCGCGGGATGATGGTGGACTACAAGCGCCGCGGCGAGCGCCGGCGCGAGTACTACGAGAAAATA AAAAAAGACCCAGCCCAGTTCCTGCAGGTTCATGGCCGGGCCTACAAAATCCACTTGGACTCAGCCGTGGCATTGGCTGCTGAGAGCCCCATCAACAT GATGCCATGGCAAGGAGACACCAGCAACATGATTGACAGGTTTGATGTGAGGGCACACCTTGACTACATCCCCACCTACACGCCTCCCCTCCTCAACACTGT GACGCCAGAGCAGGAGTCGGAGGAGAGGAAGTGTAACTACGAGCGCTACAGAGGCCTGGTGCAGAACGACTTTGCCAGCA TCTCGGAGGAGCAGTGCCTGTACCAGATATATGTGGACGAGCTCTACGGTGGCCTGCAGAGGCCAAATGAGGACGAGAAGAAGAA GCTCGCAGAAAAGAAGGCATCTATTGGCTACACGTATGAAGACAGTACCGTGACCGAGGCGGACGGGCAGTCTGACAAAGGGGAGGACGAGGACTCGGAGAACAGCGAATCGGAGGAGGATGAGGGAATCCCCGACATTG ACGTGGAGGTGGACGTGGATGAGCTGAACCAGGAACAGGTGCTGGACCTTAACAAGATGGCCACGCCGTACGGGATGGCCGAAGGAGACTTCGTCAG GATGCTGAGGAAGGACAAAGAGGAAGTTGAGGCTATAAAACATGCCAAGGCCCTGGAGGCGGAGAAAGCCATGTACTCG GGTCGACGGTCTCGCCGACAAAGGAGGGAATTTAGGGAGAAGAGACTGAAGGGACGGCAGATCAGCCCCCCCAG CTACGCCAGGAGAGACAGCCCGACCTACGACCCCTACAAGCG CCCCCAATCGGAATCAAGCTCAGAGTCCCGCTCCCGTTCCCGCTCCCCAGGACACGACAAGATCACCTTCATCACCAGTTTCGGGGGCAGTGACGAAGAGGgtgccccgcccgccccggccccgcctgCCAATGCCAGCCACGCCCCCAGCAGCAACTCCCAGCACCACCCCGCAGGTCATAGCAGGGGCTCCCGGTCG CAGACGCCGGTCCTCCTCCAGCCCTTCTtcgtcgtcgtcctcctcctcctcctcgcggTCCTCCTCCCGCCGGTCGTCCTCGCGCTCGTCCTCGCGCTCGCGCCGGGGCCGCcgccggggggggagggaagggcgCTACTCGCGCTCCCGCTCCCGGTCCCGCCGCTCCGGCTCCCGGTCCCGGGcacgagggggcggggccgggggcggggcccgccGCCGATACGGGCGCAGCCGCTCCAGATCTGCCGACAGAGACCGGGGCCGGCGCTACGCCCCCCGCAGGCGCACCAG GTCACGGTCCACTTCCCGGTTGGGCGATCGTTTCAGGCGTGGGGGTCGTGGGCCCGGCCCACGGCgggggggcagcagcagccGGAGCCCCTCCCAGTCCCCCCCGCCCAGCCGCTCCCGCtcgccctcccccgccccccggcacGGCCCTCCCGCTGCCCTGGCTCTCTGTGA